CGTTGGCTGAGGTTGTCGCCTGCCTTCCTGTCTATCGCACCTATGTCACTCAGGAAGGACCGAGTGCTCAGGATCGGCGTTTTATCGAACAAGCCATTAGCCAAGCTTGTGCCAGCCAGCCAGAACTTCTCAATGAGCTTGGGTTTATCCGTCAGCTCCTTCTTTTAGAGTTGCCTCATCCTTTGCCTGAAGAGGACAAGGCAGAATTGGCCGATTGCATTGCCCGTTTCCAGCAAATTTCAGGCCCAGCGATGGCGAAGGGGTTCGAGGACTGTTTCTTTTATATCTACAACCGGCTTTTGTCGTTGAACGAAGTGGGGTGCAACCCGATCCGATTCGGGGTTTTACCCGATGAGTTTCACACCTTTCTTCAAAAGAGGGCCATGCGATGGCCCTACAGTTTGAACGCGACTTCGACTCACGACACCAAGCGGGGAGAAGATGCTCGCGCCCGGCTGAATGTCCTTTCCGAGCTGGCTGAGGAGTGGGAAAGCCATGTTTGGGAGTGGAGACGACTCAATGAGCCCAAGAAACGGGACATTGGGGGTGTCTGGGCCCCCGATCCCAATATGGAGTATTTCCTCTACCAGAGTCTGGTCGCTTCCTTCCCCTGGGATCTAGAAACGCTTCCCTCTTTCCGGCAACGGGTAAGTAGCTTTGTGGTCAAGGCGTGCCGGGAAGCCAAGACGTTTTCTACCTGGCACAACCCTCACCTTTCTTACGAGGAGGCTTGCGTGGGTTTCGCCACAGACATTCTCAACCCTGAGCTGAGCCCGGAGTTTTGGAAAAGTTTTCTTCCGTTTGTCCGCCGGGTCGCTCATTACGGCGCGATCCATTCCCTGGCTCAAACCGCATTGAAACTTTTTGCACCAGGGGTACCGGATTTTTACCAAGGGAGCGAATTATGGGACCTTTCCTTTGTGGATCCCGATAATCGCCGCCGGGTGGATTTTGACCTACGGAAACGATTGTTGCGGCAGGTACGGGAGGCGGCCGGAAACACCGAGCATCTTTCCCAAATCCTATCGAATCCGAAGGACGGGCGGATCAAACTTTACGTCATCTATCACGGGCTTCGAGTTCGAAAAGAATACCGGGATGTCATGGAAAAAGGCGATTATATCCCCATGACATTTCGAGGTTCCCGCAGGGACCATGTCTTTGGATTTATCCGGCGATTCGCTGCTCGATGGGTAATGGTGGTTGTCCCCAGGTTTAGCACCGCTCTGGTGGAAGAAGGGATGTGGCCTGTGGGGGAAACGGTGTGGAGCGACACGTATGCAGTCTTACCTGCAGATGCGCCCCCTCACTGGAACAGCGGTCTAACCGTCGAAAAGTGTGTATGGAAGGATCAAGCCCCCGTTGGGCAAATGCTGGGTCAGTTCCCGGTGGGGGTTTGGACTTCGGGATGAGCGTTTGGGGTTTCTTCTGGAAGAAGCGATGGGAGCGGGGGGCTATTCCGAAAGCACTCCCAAACTGCGGATTGATTTGTGGAAGGCTGGCTGCCAATAGGCTGTAAGATCCTGATTGAGTGATCGAACTGGGACCAAGCGAATGGTATGAGCTTTACGACTGGTCCGTAGCGGTGGAATGTAGGAAGCTCTCGGGGCCTGCCTGTGAGACGCCCATGAGGCCGAATAGGGGTTGACGAGCCCGGGGCAGAAGCAAGGCGTGAGGCGGTACTGCATGCCCGGGTTCTTTGGAGGATCACAACACCGATCGCCACCGCCAGGTGACGCGGCTTGCAGCATGGGCTTCCTTTAAGAAAGGGGTCAAGACCGAAGAGGTCTCAATCGCCCTTAGAGGGAAGGGATCTTGGTACTGCGATCGCCCGTATGGAAGACCATCCTTGTTAGAGGAGTGGGGAGAGACTCGCGCGGTTGGGGTCGGAGCCCATCGAGGCTGCGTTTGCTTCGACGCGAAGGGGGCTGATCGTGAGGAAGCTGGCAAAGGTGAAAAAGGACCGGGTGCTGGACGTGATCCACGTCCTGCCGAGCCTCTGCATCCGGCCCTACGGATGCTAGCCGGTGCGGCGGCGTGGGGAAAAGACGGTCATTGGGGGGCTAGAGCTAGTCTCGTTCACCAGGTATTCCGATTTACGATCGATTCATCGCCTGGCGCTCAAGCGAGCCCTGGACACCCGCATGAGGGCCGAGAGTTTCGACTTCCACTGGAGGCTGGCTTTGGCCAAGGAGTGTCTGGATGCCTGGAAGTGGCGGAGGATGTGCAGGTGGTCTGGACGCTTGCCCGAGCTTCGCCGCGAGGGGAACCGGGCTACAGAGGGCCTTGCTCCCTGGTCGCCGGAGAATGCGAAGGGGACGAAATCGTTCGGACTTTGAGGGTCTGGCGGGCGGCCTCAAACCATGGGTCAGGCGGCCAAAAAGGGGAAGCGTAGCGGCCGCCGGGTGTGCGGGTAGACCTCCCATGCTTGAATCGGAGGGGTCGAGACCAGGCCTCGTTGGGGTTCATCGCCCGTCCGGTCCGGACAGAGGATCAAAGCCGCGTTGTGCTGGCCAGGATCGGCTGGGTGAGGACGTACGAGCCGGCGACGGTGCTCTGGCAGCGGATCCGACCAGGGATGATCGGTCTATTCCGGGCTACGGTAAACCGGATGGGTGGACGGTGGGTAACGAGCTTTTCCTCTGAAAGGGAAAGCAAACTGGACTTACCCAGGTTTTTCCGAAGCTTGGGTTAGGGTTGATGCCGGGTTGCGGCACCTGGCGGGGCTTTTGAGAGGAGAGCAGGGGTCAAACGGGTGGATGCTGGAGGAAGCCGCTCCAGAAGCTTTTCCGGCCGGAACGGGTGCTGGCGCAGGGGAAGTCAGGTAGCAGGAACCGGGAAAAGACCTAGGACGGGCTCGCCAGCCCTATACCTGCATCGGGCGGATCCGTCGGGATGCTCTGGACAAGTGAACCGGTGAGATCGTCCCCGCCAGCCGGATCATGGTTGCCCAGACTGTGAACGTGAACCGTATCCAGCGGAACCGGGGGCCGGGGTGGTGGAGGAAAGCCTCTGGGCTTGTTCTGGACCGAAGCAGCAACGCGGTACACAATCTTGTGGCACTTCTGGCTACTGGAGTCGGGGTGGACCGGAGAGCATAACGGCGGCGGACGGGATGCAAGGCCTACTGCCTCCACCACAAAGCCCCGGAGGAAGCGGGAAGTGGGCGGCGGGCATGCTAGCTTGTACGATTCGTAAATCCGGTCGGTAACGGGCAGATGCCGGAAAGAGTTTTTTCTATGATCGTGCGTAACGGATCAAGAGGAAAAGGGAAGTGCTGTGCCGGAACCCCGAGCGGATTCGTAGAGGATTGATCAACTTGGAGCAGCTAGATAAGACACCACCAAGCCACTCTCTGGAGGGAACTATGGTAAATGTGGGACTTTTCTTTCGTCGCATTTTCCTTTTGGGACTTCTAGCTCTGGCCGCACTCAGTCAAAGTGGTTGTGCGACGTACTACTATTCTCCTCCCCCCTATCCCCGGTATGCGCGGCGTGTTTGGGTACCTGGACACTGGAGGTACCGGCCTCGATGGGGTGATTGGGTATGGGTTCCTGGTCACTGGGTATGGTACTACTAGTGTCGATGGATTCTCCGGGGTCCCATGGGAGACAGCTCGTGTTCCGCCATTGTTGAAACGGCAAAGGTGAGGAGCTTTGAGCTAGGCTTTGGCAGTGTACCTTTTCCCGTTCACAATGGTCACGACAGATCTGGTCCGAAAGCTGTTATGTCGGCGGACCCGTAAGGCCTAAGGGAAGCGATTGTGAAGCTACGTCCTGGCTTTACCCAGGGCGAGGATCAGGTTGCCTTTGTAGCTGTCCACCAGGTCTCCTAACCCCGGAGGACTAGCAAAAGAACCAAAGCAAGAGCGATTCGGTACCATGCAAAAGGAACAAAAGAGCGCGATCGAACATACGAGAGGAGCCATTTGACACTGACAAATCCGACGAGAGCCGAAACGAAAAATCCAAGGGCTAAGCAAGCCCAAGACTCGGCCGGAGCACGGTGGAAAAAGTGGGTTTCTGAGTCCAAGGAGTAAAGACTCGCCGCAGCCATGGTAGGGATCCCCAAAAGAAAGGAAAATTCGGTCGCTTCTAGGCGAGTTACCCCGAAATACACGGCTGTAAGAATGGTTGCCGCCGAGCGTGAAAGCCCTGGAAAGATTCCTGCGAAAACTTGAGCGATTCCCACCCATAGAGCGGTTGTCCAGCCGATACCATCTTCGTGAACAGGGTTTCGCTGAAAACGGTGCTCCACAAGAAGGATCGCCAGGCTGCCTGCAAGGAGGGCAAGGATGATGGGCCAGAGTTCTGTGGGCAATTTCCAACCCATTTTCTTAACGAGGAGCCCCAAGACGCTTGTAGCAAGGAAAGCTACTCCAATTTTCCCGAGATAGGCCAGCCCCCGCCGAGAGCTGGATTGAGTAAAGAGGAGAGGAATTTCCTTTCGGTAAACAAGGACCACCGCCAAAACGGCGCCCAGTTGGATGATGATATTAAAAGCTTCGGAGTGCTGGCCCAGCCAGTGCTCGGCGATGAGCAGGTGAGCCGTGCTCGACACCGGGAGGAACTCGGTCAGTCCCTCAAGGACTCCGAGGAGGATGACGGCCCAATATGTTGCCATGGGACTTTCTTTTTTGCCCGAATGGCTTTGTAGATCAAGAGCCAGATAACGTTGGCGTGCGATCCCTCGGGAAGAAAAGGCCACAATCCCTCTTTGGTGTCCTGCTCTCCAAACGCTGGATCGATGAGGCAGAAGGAAACCCTACCCTACGGTCACACACAAGAGGCCTGAATGGGGGTGAAGATTGGAGGTACCCAACGGTTACTTGAGCGATGGCCCTTGTGAGAGGGGCATTCCCAAAAAAATGGCTTTTTGGTTTTTCCAAAACAAAAACGAGCGCTTTTCGGGTTATTTCCCCCTGCCACAAAAACTCTCGTACAGGGAGCGATATCGTCCTTCCCGCTGGACTAACTCCTTGTGGGTTCCTTTTTCCACCAATAGCCCCCGCTCTAACACCCAGATTTCGTCCACCCAGTTTACCGACGACAATCGGTGGGAGACTATGAGTGTCGTCTTCCCAAGGGAGAGCTTTTGGAAGGCTCTTTGAACCATTTCTTCTGTTCGCGAATCCAGTGAAGCGGTTGCCTCATCGAGGATCAGTATCTTGGGGTTGGCTAAAAACGCCCAAAGCAGAGCTAAAATCTCTTTCTGACCACTGGTAAGGGCTGACCCGGCCGGGCCCACCTCCGTGAGATACCCGCAGGGCAATTCTTCGAACCATTCTTCAACCCCCAATTCCTTGGCTGCGCGTTGGACTTCCTTGAGAGAAGCTCTTGGCTTGACCCACCGGAGGTTATCGAGAACGGTGCCACTAAAGACAAACGATTCTTGGGGAATCCAAACCATCTTTTTTCGCAGTTGCTGGATTCGCCAGCTTCGCAAGTCTTCCCCGTCGATCTCGATCCGGCCTCGTTGCGGTTCATAGAATCCCAGAAGGAGTGCGGCAAGCGTGCTTTTTCCCGAGCCGGTGGGGCCTACCAGGGCCACTCTTTTCCCTGGTTCAATGTGAGCAGAGATTCCTTGGAGGACCCAAGTGTGTTCGGGGGTGGAAGGGTAGCGAAAAAAGACATCTTGAAAAATAATCTCTCCTCGGATGGGCAACGTGGAACGCCTGGCAGGCGACCGCCTTTGCCCGTGGACCGGTTGCAAGAGTTGCCAGGCGCGTTCCGCATGGATCAAGGCGGCCAGAAGGGAAAAAGACAACTCGCCTAGAGATCGGATTGGCCCGACAAGGATACCGAGATACAAAAGGAGGGCCGTGAGTTCTCCAATCGTCAGTTTGTTTCGCCAAACCAGATAGGCTCCGTATCCCAAAAGGGTGGCATGGGCCATCCCTGCAAGAATCCCTAAGCCGAAAAGATAGGTCTGCTGAAGGCACCGGGACCTCACGGCTTGCCGAACCCAGCGCGCGTGTTGCTTTTCAAGCCGAAGAAGACTGCGATTTTCTCCAGCCAACGCC
This genomic interval from Candidatus Methylacidithermus pantelleriae contains the following:
- the treY gene encoding malto-oligosyltrehalose synthase, with amino-acid sequence MNVPLATYRLQLHKEFSFRSVEAILPYLQELGISHVYASPVTRARPGSSHGYDCVDPSTIHPELGTPEQFEELLAKVCKRSMGWLQDIVPNHMAFHIENPMLADVLENGPFSEYYHFFDIEWNHPYPSLKGRLLAPFLSSYYGQALSCGEIQLQFQDGAFYVAYHGLKFPLRIESYATVLGHCLPAIRQRLGAQHLDHLKFLGVLYTIRNLSSAESPSERKDQVRFVKQMLRELVRGNRDIRASLEATLRTFNGDVTNPSSFQLLDRLLSEQYFRLSLWKVATEEINYRRFFTVNDLIAVRSENPEVFERTHGFLLELVRKGWISGLRIDHIDGLYDPTAYLNRLRSSVPEAYLLVEKIVDAVEETLPENWPVEGTTGYDFLGMVTGLFCDRNSLGRMDRLFRDFAAVEDEPEELVREEKRFVVQEQLAGDLDRVALAVHGLCARLWFGPDVTLNGLRRALAEVVACLPVYRTYVTQEGPSAQDRRFIEQAISQACASQPELLNELGFIRQLLLLELPHPLPEEDKAELADCIARFQQISGPAMAKGFEDCFFYIYNRLLSLNEVGCNPIRFGVLPDEFHTFLQKRAMRWPYSLNATSTHDTKRGEDARARLNVLSELAEEWESHVWEWRRLNEPKKRDIGGVWAPDPNMEYFLYQSLVASFPWDLETLPSFRQRVSSFVVKACREAKTFSTWHNPHLSYEEACVGFATDILNPELSPEFWKSFLPFVRRVAHYGAIHSLAQTALKLFAPGVPDFYQGSELWDLSFVDPDNRRRVDFDLRKRLLRQVREAAGNTEHLSQILSNPKDGRIKLYVIYHGLRVRKEYRDVMEKGDYIPMTFRGSRRDHVFGFIRRFAARWVMVVVPRFSTALVEEGMWPVGETVWSDTYAVLPADAPPHWNSGLTVEKCVWKDQAPVGQMLGQFPVGVWTSG
- a CDS encoding undecaprenyl-diphosphate phosphatase, whose protein sequence is MATYWAVILLGVLEGLTEFLPVSSTAHLLIAEHWLGQHSEAFNIIIQLGAVLAVVLVYRKEIPLLFTQSSSRRGLAYLGKIGVAFLATSVLGLLVKKMGWKLPTELWPIILALLAGSLAILLVEHRFQRNPVHEDGIGWTTALWVGIAQVFAGIFPGLSRSAATILTAVYFGVTRLEATEFSFLLGIPTMAAASLYSLDSETHFFHRAPAESWACLALGFFVSALVGFVSVKWLLSYVRSRSFVPFAWYRIALALVLLLVLRG
- a CDS encoding YXWGXW repeat-containing protein, which gives rise to MVNVGLFFRRIFLLGLLALAALSQSGCATYYYSPPPYPRYARRVWVPGHWRYRPRWGDWVWVPGHWVWYY
- a CDS encoding ABC transporter ATP-binding protein — translated: MQRLARLLSLLRPYWKLSFLAGLCSLGQGICAFLFPICVEKGVDQWIGQNRAGCPSLQAFGPILVLSVGSLFGFSFFRAGEMASGVRAGQRAIARLRQRLFSRVLGLPLEFFESLPTGSLVARLSCELDRIEPFLSWGIGKAMASVTLLVWVGLIMAWRDLRLLGLLGLFLGAAIGMSILLPRKSLLAQEQLAAESSKLAAGFAEAIRLAPLVQALAGENRSLLRLEKQHARWVRQAVRSRCLQQTYLFGLGILAGMAHATLLGYGAYLVWRNKLTIGELTALLLYLGILVGPIRSLGELSFSLLAALIHAERAWQLLQPVHGQRRSPARRSTLPIRGEIIFQDVFFRYPSTPEHTWVLQGISAHIEPGKRVALVGPTGSGKSTLAALLLGFYEPQRGRIEIDGEDLRSWRIQQLRKKMVWIPQESFVFSGTVLDNLRWVKPRASLKEVQRAAKELGVEEWFEELPCGYLTEVGPAGSALTSGQKEILALLWAFLANPKILILDEATASLDSRTEEMVQRAFQKLSLGKTTLIVSHRLSSVNWVDEIWVLERGLLVEKGTHKELVQREGRYRSLYESFCGRGK